One Thermodesulfatator atlanticus DSM 21156 DNA window includes the following coding sequences:
- a CDS encoding siroheme decarboxylase subunit alpha, whose amino-acid sequence MKNGTSALLFAIPWQYYGMDALDKNLLTEIQKRFPLESTPYASLGKRLGLSEEEVLARLKNLKEKGILRQIGAIFNPQALGFKTSLVAAAAPKYNFKKAAEIINAYPGVSHNYLRDHFFNLWFTIAVPPGEDLKSVVASLMARAQVERYLLLPILKIFHIAVVYDFAEENNSDEVTFSLPEEKFFTPDEKTISLVRLTQEDLPRVSRPFKELGKKVGLSEEEVISWLKKGLETGMIRRFAGLVRHNRAGLRGNVMVAWQIPQEKLDQVGKFLAKEKKITHCYERKSYPDWPYNLYTMIHARELDEAMSYVKSLASQIDAQKYLPLITLKELKKIRLKLFW is encoded by the coding sequence GTGAAAAATGGGACAAGTGCTTTACTTTTTGCCATCCCCTGGCAGTATTATGGCATGGACGCTTTGGATAAAAACTTGCTTACAGAAATACAAAAGCGTTTTCCCCTTGAGTCCACTCCTTACGCTTCTTTGGGAAAACGCCTTGGCCTTTCAGAGGAAGAAGTCCTCGCAAGGCTAAAAAATTTAAAAGAAAAAGGCATTTTGCGACAAATAGGCGCCATTTTTAATCCCCAGGCCTTGGGCTTCAAGACAAGCCTTGTGGCAGCAGCTGCCCCGAAGTACAACTTCAAAAAAGCCGCTGAAATTATCAACGCCTATCCTGGAGTTAGCCATAACTACCTGCGCGATCATTTCTTTAACCTGTGGTTTACCATTGCCGTCCCTCCTGGAGAAGACCTTAAAAGCGTTGTAGCGTCATTAATGGCAAGGGCTCAAGTTGAGCGCTATCTTCTTTTGCCTATTCTCAAAATCTTCCATATCGCGGTGGTTTACGACTTTGCTGAAGAAAACAACTCAGACGAAGTAACTTTTTCTTTACCTGAAGAAAAATTTTTCACCCCTGATGAGAAAACTATTTCCTTGGTGCGCCTTACCCAGGAAGACCTCCCCAGGGTTTCAAGACCTTTTAAAGAACTGGGGAAAAAAGTAGGACTTAGCGAAGAGGAAGTCATCTCCTGGCTCAAGAAAGGCCTTGAAACCGGCATGATAAGGCGTTTTGCCGGGCTTGTACGGCACAATCGCGCAGGCCTTCGTGGCAACGTCATGGTAGCCTGGCAGATCCCCCAGGAAAAATTAGACCAGGTGGGAAAATTTTTGGCTAAAGAGAAAAAAATTACCCACTGCTATGAAAGAAAAAGTTACCCTGACTGGCCTTATAATCTTTACACCATGATACACGCTAGAGAACTCGATGAAGCTATGTCTTACGTAAAGTCATTGGCTTCCCAAATAGACGCCCAAAAATACCTTCCCCTTATCACCTTAAAAGAACTCAAAAAAATTCGCCTCAAACTTTTTTGGTAG
- a CDS encoding HlyD family secretion protein, with protein MSRSNKSKRQQIGLLVLIVLLVGLVVWLFLFIHHRMRYAVTNAVFVETDELSYVSFSQVAGKIIKVTKDEGEKVKKGETLAKLDDAPYRKALERLEAERKALFQKKEALSIDIARVSKDIELRKKQTKQKIAQLLAEKEALKSKRAALLAQISQLEKDQKRYQSLVARNLAPERQLEEIETKLKELLKQKEAISHNLKALEHGIRAAQENLALLDNQKKVIAEKEKELKALLAKVDAISAAVASAKLNLDYTSLRAPIAGVVAKRFHVPGDVVGPGEPVYAIVDPAKIYILVLLEETKLHGVEVGCPAKIKIDAYPDKDFEGEVTEILPATAAKFALVPRDVSAGEFTKVAQRVPVKIRITKGPIELLRVGLGGSVEIKRK; from the coding sequence ATGTCCAGATCAAACAAATCAAAAAGACAACAAATCGGCCTTCTCGTCTTGATTGTCCTCTTAGTTGGGTTGGTGGTTTGGCTTTTCCTTTTTATCCACCACCGAATGCGTTATGCGGTTACCAATGCGGTTTTTGTAGAGACAGACGAACTTTCTTACGTGAGTTTTTCACAGGTGGCAGGCAAGATCATCAAAGTTACCAAAGACGAAGGTGAAAAGGTTAAAAAAGGAGAAACCCTTGCAAAGCTTGACGATGCTCCTTATCGCAAGGCACTTGAAAGGTTAGAAGCTGAGCGCAAGGCCCTTTTTCAGAAAAAAGAAGCCTTATCCATTGACATTGCCCGCGTCTCAAAAGACATAGAGCTTCGCAAAAAGCAAACTAAGCAAAAAATAGCCCAGCTTTTGGCAGAAAAAGAAGCTTTAAAATCTAAGCGGGCCGCTCTTTTGGCGCAGATATCCCAGCTTGAAAAAGACCAAAAGCGCTATCAAAGCCTTGTTGCCCGCAATTTGGCTCCTGAGCGCCAGCTTGAAGAAATCGAAACCAAACTAAAAGAACTCTTGAAACAAAAAGAAGCCATTTCTCACAATTTAAAGGCCCTTGAGCATGGAATTCGCGCAGCGCAGGAAAACCTCGCTTTGCTTGACAACCAAAAGAAAGTCATCGCTGAAAAAGAAAAAGAACTAAAAGCCCTCCTAGCCAAGGTAGACGCTATCTCTGCGGCTGTTGCTTCTGCCAAACTTAACCTTGATTACACTTCCCTTCGTGCTCCAATTGCAGGTGTTGTGGCCAAGAGATTTCATGTCCCAGGAGATGTGGTGGGTCCTGGGGAGCCGGTATACGCCATTGTTGATCCTGCCAAGATTTATATCCTGGTGCTTCTTGAGGAGACCAAGCTTCACGGGGTAGAAGTTGGTTGCCCGGCAAAAATCAAGATAGATGCCTATCCTGATAAAGACTTTGAGGGCGAAGTCACGGAAATTCTTCCAGCAACAGCTGCCAAGTTTGCTTTAGTGCCACGGGATGTATCAGCAGGGGAATTTACCAAGGTGGCCCAGCGTGTGCCTGTGAAAATCCGCATCACCAAGGGCCCTATCGAGCTTTTGAGAGTAGGCCTTGGTGGTTCGGTAGAAATTAAGAGAAAATGA